The following is a genomic window from Rutidosis leptorrhynchoides isolate AG116_Rl617_1_P2 chromosome 8, CSIRO_AGI_Rlap_v1, whole genome shotgun sequence.
ttcAGGACGGCATCCAGTGCTTCACATTGGGATGGCGTCCCacctgtttggacggcgtcccacactaCTGGAAAACATGATCTTACATTCGGATCACTGGACATGGGATAATCCCCCTGATAACACTTTTACCGTTGCTCAAGCTAGACGTCTCATTGAAAACTCAAATTCGGTCAGTACTTCCACCTTTTCCATGTGGTGTAAGACTATTCCGATCAAAATAAACATCTTCATATGGCTTCTTAATCTTGACCGTCTTCCTACCATCCCAAACCTTGAGCATAGAGATATTTTCGTGGACAGAAACACATGTGCTCTTTGTGACGTTTCAGAAGAATCCCGTAATCACTTATTCATAAGGTGTGACACAAGTTATCAAATTTGGTGCAAGGTAGGCATATGGCTAGATGTTTCGATCCCAATCTTGGACTCGGTGGAAGAATTATGTCTTGGATCAATTCCCTTCCTCAGAACGGCAACAAAAGATTCATTGTTAAAGTGGTGGCGATCTCAACTCTTTGGCACATTTGGAGGCACAGGAACGGCATTATTTTTAATGATCACAACATTAGAAAATCATATGTTTTCGATTACATTGTTTTGTCCGCTTTTAATTGGATTTTTTCGAGGTACCACAGGTCTTCTTTAAATTGGACTTCGTGGTTACACTCGCCATTGTATTCCTTCTAATCTTCTTAGCTTCTTGCTAAGTTTTTCTTTAATATAATTTTGCCGTTCCAAAAAAAAAATGTATGTATACACGCGTATTTTATGCTTCCTCCATATTGTCACCCATGATCTGTTTTTGTGGCTGTAATTTCGTTTGAATGATGGTGACTTTCTATATGACAACCATAAATGTTTCACCGCTTTATGTTGAATAAACCAATTGTGAAAAGTTAAATAACAAATgacagatgaatgcattaaatcttgagATGTGATAGCTTGTATAAAACGTATATAAATGTTGATGCAACATAAAAAAGGTCTTGTTTTTTATATTATATTGGATGAAGGTTTTAAATTGAGTGACGATTCTTGATGGCGATGGATCATTTGTTAATCTTTTTTAACCGTTTTAGTCTAACAACATGTTTAACATAAAAATTTATAGAGTTTCTAATTAGTACATTAAAATCAATTTGTAATTAAGGGAGTCATGAGAGCATTACTTCTTTGATAGCTCACCTTTACTGCCGCTCTACAAAACCGTACATGAAATTTTCACCTCATACGGCTCGTCGTTCAATTCTTTTGAAGTTATTGCATCCTTTTACCGCGTTCGAGAATCTCCTCCCTTCTTTGACTTTAGATATGAGACTTTAATTTTCACCAAACCTCTATATAATGTAACTTTGAATATTTACTTTGAAGGTTAAGTATGGAACAAGTGCCTCATAACTAAATACACCCCACAACTACTACAACCGTACCAACCATATTTATAGAATACATGTGGTAGCTTTTCCTTATTTATAGAACATACAATGTTCCTAATTTACAACCTTTATTATTATATTCATCAAAAATAAACTCATCTCCTTCATTTCATCACACACTGAAATGGAAGTTGTAAGCAGTATTCTAATATCCTCTTTATGTGTTCTTGTTTATTTATGGTCGAGACACCGTTCGAGCCGTATGAAGACCCTCCCACCGGGGCCACCAGGTTGGCCTATAGTTGGCAACCTGGTTCAAATCATCCTTGAAAAACGCCATTTCATGCACATTGTACGTGACTTGCGCGTCAAGTATGGTCCAATCTTCACCTTGAAAATGGGCCAACGTACCTTAGTTATAATAAGCAGCTCTGAGCTCATCCATGAAGCTTTGGTTCAAAAGGGTCAAATTTTAGCTAGTCGCCCACCCGACTCGCCTATTCGATTACTATTTAGTATTGGAAAATGCACCATGAACGCTGCTGAATACGGTCCGGTTTGGCGCacgttaagacgaaactttttaaAGGAGGTTATAAGCCCTATTCGAATTCGACAATGTAGTTGGATCAGGAAATGGGCATTTGAAGAACACATGAAAATGATAGAAATTGAAAATTCACAACAAGGGTTTGTTGATGTATTGTCTAATTGCAGACTAACAGTTCTTAGAATTTTGTTAAGTTTATGTTTAGGTTTTCGAATTCCAAAAGACCAAATTAATTACATAGATAGCATAATTAAAGATGTGGTTATGCTTAGTATGCCGAAGCTTCCCGATTTCATGCCGGTGCTCCTCCCGTTATTCCGCGGTCACATGGTTGCTGCTAAGAAGTTGCGGCAGAAGCAGATGGATTGTTTTGTGCCGCTGATAAGGGCACGAAGAGCGTTCCTTGAAAGTCGAAAAGATGATAGTAAGAAATTACCAGACGATTTGGAGGTGAGCCCGGTTGGTGCTGCTTATATCGACTCGCTTTTTAACCTCGAAGTGCCTGATCGTGGTGTCGTAGGTGAAGAGGAGCTCGTGACGCTTGTGAATGAAGTGCTTGTAGGCGGTATAGATACTACTACGGCGGCAATCGAATGGGCGCTGATGAATCTAGTAATGAATCAAGAAATTCAAGAAAAATTGTACAATGAGATTGTTGATAAAGTTGGTGTAGATGGGGTTGTTAATGAGAGTGACGTGGATAACATGCCGTATTTATCTGCAATAGTGAAAGAGACTTACAGGTATACCTGAAAAATGGGTGAGGTTGAGTCAGTTTGAGTAGAATGGTTTTGaattgaaatgggtcatgggtcaaacgggtcaGATTTTTTAACGGGTTTAAATGAGTCAGGTTGAGTCGGGTTGGGTAACGGGTCGGAACGGGTCACGGGTCAAATGGGTAAAAaaagttatatatttatttattattatttatataagaaAATACtaattaatatacaaaataaattatataatcgtgaatgcttttataaatgtttgacggatGAAATTAATACAGGCGACACCCACCGAGCCACTTTTTGCTATCGCATACGCCAACTGAGACGACTGAGATCGGTGGCTACGTGATTAAACCTGGTATGAGCGTCGAGTTTTATACCGCGTGGGTTGCAGAGGATCCGAAGATATGGAAAGATCCAAAAGAGTTTCGTCCAGAAAGGTTTTTAGAAGGTGAAACGGCGAATGTGGATGTGACAGGTGTGAAGGGATCGGTCAAGATGGTTCCATTTGGTGCTGGTAGTAGGATGTGTCCAGCCTGGACATTGGGTACGTTACATGTTAGCATGTTGCTAGCCAGGATGGTTCATAAGTTTAAGTGGGTGGAGGCACCGGGTCACAAACCTGACCCTACCGATACCTTTGCTTTTAGCGTAGTCATGAAAACTCCTCTCAAGGCAACTATTTTGCCGCGGACAACTGTTAAATGATCAATGTTAACTTAGTTGGCACCATATTTTTCTGTGAAGGAATGTTACGCTTTACGCGTTGCGGAGTATTATTTTGGGCTTGTAGCGTTAACGAGTCTACGTTGTTAATCGTGTGTTCGAGTGTTTTTGTTTTCGGTGTTCTCGGCTTTCGGTCTGTTTATGCAGGTGTATAGGTGCTTCTACTTGTACTAGCATATCGTGCTAGATTTGTATtgtagttttacttatattaatgtcGTTACAAAATAGCAATAATGAATAATTAATCAGCCatctttacccaaaaaaaaaaaaaaaaaaattaatcagccatgttatttaaaaatgtttaaGCTAGTCTCAaggttaattatattattatacgcTCAAAGGTTTGTTACATATTTGACGTGTTATACTTAACTAATAATCAAATTAAACACAAGAAATAGAAATACTAGTTGCATAAATAACATTCCAAGCCATGGTGACGTCATGATGGAACCACACCCCACAACTTAACGTTTACAAGTGGTATTAATACGTTGTACTGTACATTGTTTAATTTTATTCAAACTTTTTGCTACTTtcaatagtgtactctgaatctagAATAGCTCAAGTCGTAATCGatcaagttttaatatttaaattttatCTAACAATATGTAACATGATTAGGTGTAAATCAAAGTATCACGTTAGAACTGatgaaaaatcgtgtgtacttttaaatttaataaacgcagcggaacgataaaaataaacatattttaatttattaataaacatttttaattaacattaaaataaatatcatttattttattataaactttcacacgattaacggttcacaacaagatccaattacaccaataataattgtcaaataataaattcacaaagtggagtttagatataccttcGCGAGCGATGCAAGAACGGTAAAAACAATTGACCACGTCTAgattgaaacatatattcaaagtatatgaatatctctatggttgatccacacagcactTCAAACAACACCAATCGAATGCTAGTCCGTGTATAACCCGAAAACAATATCTTATATTGTTTATAAAGAAAAACAAGACTGAAAAGAAAACTTCCTTTATTCTTTATGTTTGCGTAAGACCAAACAAAAGAAATTCAATTAAATAATCACCATGAATATTTaatagtgtaacatcccgcgtttttccgttaaatttatttttaacacttttttttttaaataaaatctttcgttatttaaattcgtagtttccgttgaccaatgttcttaatttttcccgttatttaattataacatcactcgtttactcgagcgtttttaaaatattcgtttggttaattcccgcacccgctttgaaacttgagggaccgaggttgccaagtgggcaaactagttgactaggtcaactagtcaacccaccttatccacccattcatttcacctcccaccttctccctcttttctctctacttccctttcatgaactcaaacacccatcctcacaaattcatcatctaaatccgat
Proteins encoded in this region:
- the LOC139862973 gene encoding cytochrome P450 77A2-like, which encodes MEVVSSILISSLCVLVYLWSRHRSSRMKTLPPGPPGWPIVGNLVQIILEKRHFMHIVRDLRVKYGPIFTLKMGQRTLVIISSSELIHEALVQKGQILASRPPDSPIRLLFSIGKCTMNAAEYGPVWRTLRRNFLKEVISPIRIRQCSWIRKWAFEEHMKMIEIENSQQGFVDVLSNCRLTVLRILLSLCLGFRIPKDQINYIDSIIKDVVMLSMPKLPDFMPVLLPLFRGHMVAAKKLRQKQMDCFVPLIRARRAFLESRKDDSKKLPDDLEVSPVGAAYIDSLFNLEVPDRGVVGEEELVTLVNEVLVGGIDTTTAAIEWALMNLVMNQEIQEKLYNEIVDKVGVDGVVNESDVDNMPYLSAIVKETYRRHPPSHFLLSHTPTETTEIGGYVIKPGMSVEFYTAWVAEDPKIWKDPKEFRPERFLEGETANVDVTGVKGSVKMVPFGAGSRMCPAWTLGTLHVSMLLARMVHKFKWVEAPGHKPDPTDTFAFSVVMKTPLKATILPRTTVK